One window of Cydia pomonella isolate Wapato2018A chromosome 7, ilCydPomo1, whole genome shotgun sequence genomic DNA carries:
- the LOC133519751 gene encoding uncharacterized protein LOC133519751, translating to MEEEDDERKIRRANLAKFSSLNSRVVHQSLEEGCVRTQASSESNDANTSSVSATAQFSDRSFVSKTNTFSRSGTSSSSQEECEVAHTTVTSGQYLAAARVESARSMESLRPCKDSSPARPASSCTVVRSHRSSFLTASERDIREARGAPARRALSGEDMGATAEKRRGLFASTERRALQQLSLPPPERRLTILSPHSPLATTELQWPSPPGIRGRRKKGMVLPKLILPRSDSDGSEVFFERLFFYIF from the coding sequence ATGGAAGAGGAAGACGACGAACGAAAAATTCGCAGGGCAAACCTTGCCAAGTTTAGTTCTCTAAATTCTCGCGTAGTGCACCAGTCTCTTGAGGAGGGTTGCGTGCGAACGCAAGCTTCCTCGGAGTCCAATGACGCCAATACATCAAGCGTTTCCGCTACGGCCCAATTTAGTGACCGAAGTTTTGTGTCAAAAACAAACACGTTCTCCCGTAGCGGCACGTCTAGCTCGAGCCAAGAAGAATGCGAGGTGGCCCACACGACCGTGACTAGCGGGCAGTACTTGGCAGCGGCGCGCGTCGAGTCTGCCCGCTCTATGGAGAGTCTCCGTCCATGCAAAGATTCTTCGCCAGCGCGCCCAGCTAGCTCATGCACGGTGGTGCGCTCGCACCGTAGCTCGTTTCTTACAGCGAGCGAAAGGGATATCAGAGAGGCAAGAGGGGCACCCGCTAGGAGAGCCTTGTCTGGGGAAGACATGGGAGCTACAGCTGAAAAGAGGCGAGGGCTTTTTGCAAGTACGGAAAGAAGAGCATTACAGCAACTAAGTCTGCCACCTCCGGAGCGCAGACTAACGATTCTCAGTCCTCACAGTCCGCTGGCTACCACCGAGCTGCAATGGCCCTCTCCGCCTGGCATCCGTGGTAGGCGGAAGAAAGGCATGGTGTTGCCCAAATTGATCCTGCCGCGGAGTGACTCGGATGGTTCTGAAGTATTCTTTGaaaggttatttttttacattttctaa